One genomic segment of Deltaproteobacteria bacterium includes these proteins:
- a CDS encoding 16S rRNA (uracil(1498)-N(3))-methyltransferase has translation MNLLLFEPGELSPDGTLTLRDRRLVHVRTVLRVQVGDDVAVGQVGGRIGQGIVRALDDEHAVLEVQLTQDPPTPPGIELVLAIPRPKILRRVLQATAAMGCKRLALVCSYRVEKSYLHSPALAPEAIREELILGLEQGRDTVLPEVSVHRFFKPFIEDELEAAFPNTRRFLPHPKASDPLPGIGPGRAVLAIGPEGGWTEYEAKTLEARGFLPFTAGPRILRVDVAVPYLFGQLALRR, from the coding sequence GTGAACCTCCTGCTCTTCGAGCCTGGCGAGCTCTCGCCCGACGGCACGCTCACCTTGCGCGACCGGCGGCTGGTGCATGTGCGCACCGTGCTCCGCGTCCAGGTCGGCGATGACGTTGCCGTGGGCCAGGTCGGGGGGCGCATCGGCCAGGGCATCGTGCGCGCGCTCGACGACGAACACGCCGTGCTCGAGGTGCAGCTCACCCAGGATCCACCGACGCCGCCGGGCATCGAGCTGGTGCTGGCCATCCCGCGGCCGAAGATCCTCCGGCGCGTGCTGCAAGCCACGGCGGCCATGGGCTGCAAGCGGTTGGCGCTGGTGTGCAGCTACCGCGTGGAGAAGAGCTACCTGCACTCGCCCGCGCTCGCGCCCGAAGCCATCCGCGAAGAGCTGATCCTCGGCCTCGAGCAAGGTCGCGACACGGTGCTGCCCGAAGTCAGCGTGCACCGCTTCTTCAAGCCGTTCATCGAGGACGAGCTCGAGGCCGCGTTCCCGAACACGCGACGCTTCCTGCCCCATCCCAAAGCAAGTGACCCGCTGCCGGGCATCGGGCCGGGGCGTGCGGTGCTGGCCATCGGGCCCGAGGGCGGCTGGACGGAGTACGAAGCGAAGACGCTCGAGGCGCGCGGCTTCCTGCCCTTCACCGCGGGGCC
- a CDS encoding metallopeptidase family protein yields MSPLRGRFAWLGAALALAACHKPAPAAPPAAAAPAAEPAPAAPPAVQADPHARTAISQEISAPIRHHGPPPAEHPLELCPGDGDALVQARDFYDHERFELALACSARACADAPDSADAHAERAADLVALGRLEEAQLAFARALALEPDHLDALLGAADLYVTRLPGSRDNDELALVYAERGLKLARKAKQGELVGSFALESAMAQNDLGRPKEALERAEEALKHGAPEDDAQYERASALYELCRFGDAKALFVKLAKVKEKEAFARYHLGLIAERSNEPDVATKEMAAARAIDAEDFPAEVPVTAAQFEEMVHRQVAALPPDMQRDLSRLPVQVEDLPALDDLTANDPPLSPAILGLFRGPSLHERCDADEPGPCRSIVLYRKNLARVTRDAADLEDQVRVTLLHEIGHLRGEDDSELAARGLE; encoded by the coding sequence ATGAGCCCGCTCCGCGGCCGATTTGCCTGGCTGGGCGCCGCCCTGGCGCTCGCTGCTTGCCACAAGCCCGCGCCCGCTGCGCCCCCGGCCGCGGCGGCACCAGCAGCTGAGCCCGCGCCCGCTGCGCCGCCCGCTGTCCAGGCGGATCCGCACGCGCGCACCGCCATCAGCCAGGAGATCTCCGCGCCCATCCGCCACCACGGGCCGCCGCCCGCGGAGCACCCGCTGGAGCTCTGTCCGGGCGACGGCGATGCCCTGGTGCAGGCCCGCGACTTCTACGACCACGAGCGCTTCGAGCTGGCGCTGGCCTGCTCGGCGCGCGCCTGCGCCGACGCGCCCGACTCGGCCGATGCCCACGCGGAGCGCGCCGCGGACCTGGTGGCGCTGGGGCGGCTCGAGGAGGCCCAGCTCGCCTTCGCGCGCGCGCTGGCGCTGGAGCCGGATCACCTCGACGCGCTCCTCGGCGCCGCGGACTTGTACGTGACGCGCCTGCCGGGCTCGCGCGACAACGACGAGCTCGCGCTGGTGTACGCCGAGCGAGGGCTCAAGCTGGCGCGCAAGGCCAAGCAGGGCGAGCTGGTGGGCAGCTTCGCGCTCGAGTCGGCCATGGCCCAGAACGATCTGGGCCGCCCGAAGGAGGCCCTGGAGCGCGCCGAAGAGGCCCTCAAGCACGGCGCCCCGGAGGACGACGCGCAGTACGAGCGCGCCTCCGCGCTGTACGAGCTCTGCCGCTTCGGCGACGCCAAGGCGCTCTTCGTGAAGCTCGCGAAGGTGAAGGAGAAGGAGGCCTTCGCGCGGTACCACCTCGGGCTCATCGCCGAGCGCTCCAACGAGCCGGACGTGGCCACCAAGGAGATGGCTGCGGCCCGCGCCATCGACGCCGAGGACTTCCCTGCCGAGGTGCCCGTCACCGCCGCGCAGTTCGAGGAGATGGTGCACCGCCAGGTGGCCGCGCTGCCGCCGGACATGCAGCGGGACCTCTCGCGGCTGCCGGTGCAGGTGGAGGACCTGCCCGCGCTCGACGATCTGACCGCGAACGATCCGCCGCTCTCGCCGGCGATCCTGGGGCTGTTCCGCGGGCCGTCGCTGCACGAGCGCTGCGACGCCGACGAGCCCGGGCCTTGCCGCTCCATCGTGCTCTACCGCAAGAACCTCGCCCGGGTGACGCGCGACGCTGCGGATCTCGAGGATCAAGTCCGGGTGACGCTGCTCCACGAGATCGGCCACCTGCGCGGCGAGGACGACTCCGAGCTCGCCGCCCGCGGGCTGGAGTAG
- a CDS encoding class I SAM-dependent rRNA methyltransferase, which produces MPPSKLPRAQLSRAGAKRLRAGHCWVFRTDVEKAPEAEGGDIVEAVDTQGNFVAQCFWAAKSKLALRLLSREREPVTDETFRLRLKRALERRVRMFPGADAFRVVHGESDLLPGFIVDRFGDAFTVQTLSEGADRRKQQWAEMLAELLPARTIALRDDGSSRDFEGLPREQRLLRGTDPKTRFHEGSVLYEIDLLTDHKTGSFLDQQENHLRAREYARGRGLDTFSYHGGFALQLAQGCDEVLAVEQDELAAGRLAHNAKVNNLSNVEARNGNAFDVLRELERAGERFDVVVVDPPAFAKRKEGLPAADRAYKELNLRAFKLLAPDGILITCSCSAKMVPERFEGLVLNAAADAGRAAQLLEKRGASRDHPMLATVPETAYLKCYVYRAL; this is translated from the coding sequence GTGCCTCCATCGAAGCTTCCCCGCGCGCAGCTCAGCCGCGCCGGCGCCAAGCGCTTGCGAGCCGGGCACTGCTGGGTCTTTCGCACCGACGTGGAGAAGGCGCCCGAGGCCGAGGGCGGCGACATCGTCGAGGCCGTGGACACCCAGGGAAACTTCGTGGCCCAGTGCTTCTGGGCCGCGAAGAGCAAGCTCGCGCTGCGGCTGCTCTCGCGGGAGCGCGAGCCGGTGACGGATGAAACCTTCCGGTTACGTTTGAAGCGCGCCCTGGAGCGGCGGGTGCGCATGTTCCCCGGCGCGGATGCATTCCGGGTGGTGCACGGCGAGAGCGATCTCCTGCCTGGCTTCATCGTCGACCGGTTCGGCGACGCCTTCACGGTGCAGACGCTCTCCGAGGGCGCGGATCGTCGGAAGCAGCAGTGGGCGGAGATGCTCGCGGAGCTCCTGCCGGCGCGGACCATCGCGTTGCGGGACGACGGCTCGTCGCGCGACTTCGAAGGTCTGCCCCGCGAGCAGCGCCTCCTGCGCGGCACGGATCCCAAGACGCGCTTCCATGAAGGCAGCGTGCTCTACGAGATCGACCTGCTCACCGATCACAAGACGGGCTCGTTCCTGGACCAGCAGGAGAACCACCTGCGCGCCCGCGAGTACGCGCGCGGCCGCGGCCTTGACACCTTCAGCTACCACGGCGGCTTCGCGCTGCAGCTCGCCCAGGGCTGCGACGAGGTCCTCGCGGTGGAGCAGGACGAGCTCGCCGCGGGTCGGCTCGCGCATAACGCAAAGGTCAACAACCTCTCGAACGTCGAGGCGCGAAATGGAAACGCCTTCGACGTCCTCCGCGAGCTGGAGCGCGCGGGCGAGAGGTTCGACGTGGTGGTCGTGGATCCGCCGGCGTTTGCCAAGCGCAAGGAAGGGCTGCCCGCAGCGGATCGCGCGTACAAAGAGCTGAACCTGCGCGCCTTCAAGCTCCTCGCGCCCGACGGCATCCTCATCACCTGCTCGTGCTCGGCCAAGATGGTGCCCGAGCGCTTCGAAGGGCTGGTGCTGAACGCCGCCGCGGATGCCGGCCGGGCCGCGCAGCTCCTGGAGAAGCGCGGCGCCTCGCGGGATCACCCCATGCTCGCGACCGTGCCGGAGACGGCCTACCTCAAGTGCTACGTCTACCGCGCTTTGTAA
- a CDS encoding MmcQ/YjbR family DNA-binding protein, translated as MAIRPEIAKVLKQALAFPGAHEAFPWGERVVKVKGKVFVFLGRDEGESWGMALKLPHSGQAALMLPFTEPTGYGLGKSGWVTCNFGKKEKAPLELLQKWLEESYRAVAPAKLLKALDGVAKPQNKKVTKRGRRST; from the coding sequence ATGGCCATTCGCCCCGAGATCGCCAAGGTCCTGAAGCAGGCCCTCGCCTTTCCCGGCGCGCACGAGGCGTTCCCCTGGGGCGAGCGGGTCGTGAAGGTGAAGGGAAAGGTCTTCGTGTTCCTCGGCCGCGACGAGGGCGAAAGCTGGGGCATGGCCCTCAAGCTGCCCCACTCGGGACAAGCCGCGCTGATGCTGCCCTTCACCGAGCCCACCGGCTACGGCCTGGGCAAGAGCGGCTGGGTGACGTGCAACTTCGGAAAGAAAGAGAAGGCGCCGCTGGAGCTCCTGCAGAAGTGGCTCGAGGAGAGCTACCGCGCGGTCGCGCCGGCCAAGCTGCTCAAGGCGCTCGACGGTGTCGCCAAGCCGCAAAACAAGAAGGTTACAAAGCGCGGTAGACGTAGCACTTGA
- a CDS encoding GNAT family N-acetyltransferase produces the protein MSDDVRLEPLSLDHLDHVMSWVNDHDVLQYFANRQSDITRADEERYLRTLLASANDRAFSVFAGERYIGQVSINQIYWPAKNGRLFVVVKKSEQGNGFGPAAIRALLPIAWEQLGLHKLWLIVRKDNRRSQAMYLQLGFDFEGVLLDEYFVGGHFHDMVRMSLRRPDAPPR, from the coding sequence ATGAGCGACGACGTGCGCCTCGAGCCGCTGAGCCTCGATCACCTGGATCACGTCATGAGCTGGGTGAACGATCACGACGTGCTCCAGTACTTCGCCAACCGCCAATCCGACATCACCCGCGCCGACGAAGAGCGCTACCTCCGCACCCTGCTCGCCTCCGCCAATGACCGCGCCTTCAGCGTCTTTGCCGGCGAGCGCTACATCGGCCAGGTGTCGATCAACCAGATCTACTGGCCCGCGAAGAACGGGCGGCTCTTCGTGGTGGTGAAGAAGTCCGAGCAGGGCAACGGCTTCGGCCCCGCGGCGATCCGCGCGCTCCTGCCCATCGCCTGGGAGCAGCTCGGCCTGCACAAGCTCTGGCTCATCGTCCGCAAGGACAACCGCCGCTCCCAGGCCATGTACCTCCAGCTCGGCTTCGACTTCGAGGGCGTGCTCCTCGACGAGTACTTCGTGGGCGGCCACTTCCACGACATGGTCCGCATGTCGCTCCGCCGCCCCGACGCGCCCCCGCGCTGA